A region of the Melospiza melodia melodia isolate bMelMel2 chromosome 29, bMelMel2.pri, whole genome shotgun sequence genome:
AAGAATTCTGAGACTAGGTGTTTTTGAAGAAGTGACATACCTGCATTTTCTTGCTCATTTATTGAGTTCTGTGTTGCTTGAGGTTCTGGGACAACAGCTGGTTGCCTTGGGAGAGAAGGAGGAGAACATGGAGAAAAACAGCTAACAACCTGCCTCATTTCCTCAACAACCCTGAGCAGCAGTCTTAGACAGATGCAAGAATCTTTTTCCAGATCAAATGTTCTGACATCAATTCAGTtggaaatgaacaaacaaaaagaTTCTACTCAGTAGCATTTCTGCTTGCAGCCTGTGTCAGTCTGTGGGCAGCAGCCTAATTCCACACAGCCTGTAACCCGCTCTTGGTGTCAGCCCCACTCAGGATTAAGGTGCAGGCCAACACACAATCAGACACGGCTGAATGAGCATCTcctcagcaggcactgagctTCCCAGAACTACATGCAGCTTAATGCAAAATGATTCCATATTGCATCAAATTGTGACTGTACATTCCCCACTGAAAGCTCCCCAGGCATTTTAACTAGGAATGCCAGACTTCCTGCATTCTCCAAACAAATGTCCTTCAGCTTCAGCGAGCAGAACCACACAGAAAGGTCTGTTCAACCCTTACCCTGCAGACTGcccatgtggcttctgcaatgGCTGATCTACACTGGCTGCATCCTGCGCATCTGCCTTCACAGCAGGAGTCCTGGAAGAAAAAGATTTGGGAACATTCAATGTATCTGCCAACCCATGTGTGCCATAAATGAGACTGGAAAGCAGGAATGTATCCATTGGGAGTTGCCAACACAGATTTGGCAGTTCTGCAGAATTACAAAACTAACAACAACGGCTTGTAAGATACAGAGAACCAGATCACGCTTCCAGCTCCACAACAGAATCAAAAGTTGCACTTCACAATTTGCCTTGACTTGCACAACTTGCTGGAGAAACTAGTGCAAGATTCTCTCAGACTGTTACAAAACCTCAGGGATGAGCAAAATCAAACTCTCCTCTTACCCTGTAACCGAGACCGGGGGTACAGCAACAGCCCCTTTTTCGGGAACGTGAGCTTCAGAAGATCCAGCCCATGCGTGAGAGGTTTTGTGCTTCTTTCCATTCCCTTTGTCTAATAATGGCTGGATTCGTTTGACTTTTGGCTTCATTTTTGTGGCACCCAGCACAGAGCTACTTGCAGACTGCTGCCCAGGTGATGGGGAGCCCCCTGGAGACGCTGAGCTGGCATGCATCACTGATGAGGAAGCCTTGCTTTGTTCGAGTCCGGTATTGTTTGGAACATCGACCAGCTGTGGAAAGCTTGACAACTGCGTGGTTGCTGGAACTGTGCTAAGGTCCAGCTGGGAGGATGCAACCCCGGTTTTGCTGGCTAAAAGCTGTGACATGTGCTGAAGCTGGTAGGAGCCTTCTGGGTCAGCAGTTGATGGAGCGACTGTCATGCCCATTGTCTGTGCTGAGGGTAGAACACAAATGCTTGATGCAGCTGTCATGGCTGCTGTAGACGGAGTCTGAGATGCTCCCAGTTGCGAAAACATCCCAGAACTTGGTGGTAAAGTCATATGCTGCTCCTGAAGACCAAGGCTTTGCTGACTAGCTTTGATCAGGAGGTTGCTTATTGAACCAAGGTCCCCCAATAATCCAGGGCTTGTTAACGTTACTGAACTTTGTCCCAAAACGTGACCAGGAACTGACCCACCAGTACTAGGGGCTGCTGTGGCCTGCATGGATACAACGTTCAGCACTGAGGAACTCGACGTTAGGCCTGATACAGGCCCTGCTGGGAGGTGACTGGCATCTGCACCAATAATGCTGGGAGATGTGCTGACTGCAGTAGTAGTGGTCCCACCTTGTGGGAGCAAAGATGTTTGCTCGAAATACATGACCCCAGACTTTGACCTTTTGATAATATTGGGAACGGTTCTATGGGATGTTGAATTTGCAATGGTTCCCAAGTCCAAGGGGTGGTTAGAAATCTGGGAAGGAGCAAAATTAATTAAGGTCATGTTGGAGACCATATCAGAAGGAGCTATAGCAGAAGGGGTTCCAGAAGGAGCCAACTTCTTGTTCTTCCGTGACTGCAGACGAGATATGGGCCGTTtcttgcccagggcagcagctggtgtAGAAGCAGCAGTACCAAGGTCTGTCCTCTGACTAGCTTCAGACACTAAGAGCTGAGGATCAGGGGGTGGCTGCACCCCAATTAGAAGACCTGGTGAAGGACTGCTGATGTTTGGTGGGAAGCCTGTCTGAGCAGGCGGGGAGAAGGGATGTATATGCTGGTGATGGGACATGGGCAGTATACCCTTGCTCGTGGGAGGGAATAATGACTGAGATGGAGGCAAGCTCGGATTCAATCCTGTGGTCAGCGTGAGCCCACTCCCCATGGGCCCCAGCACTGAAGTGTTGCTTTCCATCACACTCTGCGCAGAACTCACAGAAGGTGTTAACTGTATCTTTTGGGTGACACCATTGGGAAGAGTTTGGAGGACGTACAGGGGCTGCATGTTTTGATTAACTACCAGAAGTTTTTCTGCGGCTGGCTTGAGGTGGGGTGGAGTTGTCTGCACCGCAGCGTTGGAGATTTGCGAGGGGCCAGGACTGTCAGTGGAGTTTGGCACATACTTCTGGCTCTGGAGGGGAACAGTGGGTGATACCGGCACCTGGATCCCCGGAGTCCCGCTGTTTCTTGTTAAATCTTGGTTGCTGCCATGTCCTTGCTCGACAGGGCCGCAGGCTGGGCTGGCTATGTGCTCTGCATCTATGTGACCCTGGATGAAGTGATCAGGAGTCATGTGTCCTTCGGGGCTTGGGTCTACCCCTGGACTCAGGAGAGCTGTGTCACCTTCTCCTGAGGCAGGTTTTTCTGTGACTGTCACTCTCTTCTCCCCAGACTCTGTGGAAGGCAAGGCAAGCATTGACCTCTCTCCCGAGGAGGGAAGTGAAGACTCTGAAATGACGGCAAGCCTGTTGTGATTTTGGCTGGGCACCGTAGGGCTGCGAGTGGTCAGAACAGAGAGATCAGAAGGAAGCTCCAGTGGCAATTCAAATTGCTCCTCTGCAGAAATGGAGGAAGAGACACTGCTGTCCACTGGTTCGGCGGTGGGTAGCTGCTGGGAGAACACCTCAAACAAACCCATATCCTTGCCACGGTTGCTGTCAAGACCTAAACCTTCTCCAAGTGTCAGGAGTTCAGATGACGAGGACTCCGGACTTTCTCCCAAGGCCTGCATAGATGGTGTGTTCTTCAGCACAAAGTCCATGATGTCAGAAGGGAGTATGTTCCCACAGTCATCACTGTTGTTATTGTCAGAGTCGGATTTCAGAAGTTCTGTGTTGAAAGTGTCCAGTAAATTCTTGTCAGCAGGTGTGCTTGCATGAGCCCTGCGGCCCGTTTCCAACGAGCTCAGCTGCACTTCCAGAGAGTCCTGACCCTGAGCTTTAACCCTGCTCACAGGGTGGCAGTTATCAATCTTGGGGTCGGTCTTGTGGACGGTGGAGCTCTTGGTGACTTTCTCACCAGCTTCTTCAGTTCTGTCCAGCTTTAAGTTCTCTGTCCCATTCTCTTTGCCACTCCTTTTAGTTACTTGGCTGACTTTTCTGGTTGTTGCTGTGACACTTGTATCACTTTCAGTTCCATCATCCACACCGTCGAGCTGTGAGATTTTTGGAAGATCACACTGCTCCTCCTCCCTGAATAAGCTATGGGATGCGAGCCTCTCCTCTGTGTTTGAGGAAACCACAGTCCTTGTGAAATTGTAGTAGTATAAGTCGTCCTCATCTGATGTGCTCAAATCATCTGCTCCATCCACCTGTCCTTCTGCTGACCGCTTCCCTCGCTTCTTGCCCGTTGAGTTACTGTAGAAGGGAATGTCTTCCTCTCCATAGGACCTCACACCATACAGAGGAGTCAATCCAAAGAACATATTGGATCTGGCCCGAGCACTTCTCCTTGGATACCTCCGCTTGTATGAGCCTTCTTCTTGAGCCTTAGCACCATCCTGGAGCATCAAGCTGTTATCTTGAATGGCCAAATTTTCATATGTGTTATTCTGAGATTCCTGTGTTGGTGGTTCATTTGGACTTCCCTGAATTACAGGGTTCTCTTCTGGGCTTTCTGAAGCTGAGGATGGCTCTGCCAAAGCAGCCAGGTCTGCCCCTGCAGACTGAGTTTCAGCATCACTTTCCTGCTGTGCATTTTTAGACTGGTTTTCACTTTCCATTTTGAgaggagtcagagtaactttaaCAGTGCGTTTCCTGGGTGCCTGTGATTCCTTAGGGGCTGCTTCAGCCTGCACTGCAGTCCCTTTAGATGGCCCTTGTGAAGATGGAGACTTATCACCAGCTTTTTCAGCAGGAATATTATTACATAACCTCTGACTAACTTGTTCAGTTGCCAAACCCTGATTGCCAAAGTCTGCTTTCAGTTCATCACTGCCGACTGCCTGACTTGCCTCTGTAAGAGATTTCAGGGAATGCTTTTCTTTAAAACTGTCTTTCATTAACTTTTTGCCTTTGTGACGTTTATCTCTGGGGGCAGTAACTACCTGCTCACTTGCTGCAGGAGATCTGTTGTTTACTCCAGCAGCCTTCAAGGTTTTTGCATCCATCTCATCGACCGCAGTTGTTTTCTCTGGCTGTAAAGGTTCCATGTGCTGATCTCTGTCTTTCCTTGGGCCCCTCTGATGCAAAGGTGGAAATGGTATTGCTTCTTTGGAAGAAAATGATCCTGAACACTCTTGAAAGGTTCCTATTTTATTCATTTCCATGGCTGATGAACTGGTTGGCTGAGTAGACACTTTGGCGCTTCCTCCAGAAACAAAAGTATGAGACAAATAATCTGGGTCCTTTGAGGCTTTGATTTTCTCTCCCTTAGAAGGTGCACCTTTGGCTACTAAATCTGAACTGCTGGAATGTTTCCCTTCTGTAGACTGAGATGCATCCAGCTGGTAAGTTTTATTTCCAGTTGTAGCCACTGTTTTCTGGGAGCCTGAACTGGTAGAGCAACTTTGAACTGAAGCACTTGGAGGGCCTGTGCTTACTGACCCCACAAAGCGGTCACTACTTTTGACAGTAGGTTCATATTCTGAAGAGGCCCCCGTGCTGGAAACTGAAGACACACTGTGCCTGGAGTAAGTGTTCCCAGCTCGTGTAGGGGAAATCATCCGGAGTTTTGATTGTTGCTGTGACAGAGAGGAGGTGCTGTGTCTCCGAGAACCAATGCTCTTCAGTCCTGAGGACAGCAAAGGATCTCCCACTGTCACTATTTCATGGGTCACTGGGGTAGGACTTCCTAAGAAACAAAGGCAAGAGAGACTGTCAGGTGATCTTAAATCTTCACAATGAATGCACATCCAATTCCTTCAGAAAAAACACTAGAAATTAAAGCCCAGCAAAACCTTTTCACAAACAACACCAACACACAGTGTTTATACTTTAGATAGATGTTAAAAACCTGATACCTTCAACCAGAATTCAGCAAGCTTGTATTTTAGGGTTTGGTATCTCAACTTCAGATGTGAATTTTCAACATCAGTTTGAAGAAAACACTAGTCAGAAACTGCTGAATTACAACACCAGATTTCTGATTCTCTCTGGAAAAATACTGAGATATTAAGTCCCTAACTGGTACTACAATGTTTTGGGCTCACTACTACTATATGGTGCAAATCCTGCCTCTTCTTCATCCCACCGGAATGTTTGTTTTAGTTGTACATTTCTCTGCAGGCCATCTCTACTGTGAATTGTTAGAACTTCCCCTCCTCAACCTATTGCCATTTCACTGCTTTCTCTAGAAACAGTAAACTGAACACCTCATTCTGAAAGAAGCCAAGAAAGACAGGAACTAAACCGAAAATATTACCACAATAAACCTCAATCAaaatcagcagcagcagaaataccTGCAGAGGGTAACGGCCGCGATCCAGGAGACCTCTGTGCGGAGGGGTAACTCGGCACCCTGATCCTGGGACCCTTTGAGACCACTGGATAGTAACAGGAACTAGAGGTCTGAGAATGCAAGGGACGATCTGGTGACGGTGGGTTTACAATTTCAGGTGTATTTCGGGTGTCTTTTGGTAGAATTTCTGTTGTTGTACAAAAGGGAAACAACAGTATAAGCCATCACTGAGCCCTAAAAGTTACGATCTGATAAAGTATATATTACTATCACGTTCCACTTGGAGAATCAGGGTATTTGTTAAATAAACACAAAGTCAAAGATCTGACATCAGATAATGTCTGCTTTCTTCTTGTAAGAACACTTTCAAATATTTGTAGCAATTGCTCATCTTACACATGAAATTCCACTATATATTTATAGAGTTTAAGATTCTATGTTAACAATGACAACGACTAGAAACATTTTAAAAACCTTTCACAGCTTTACCCTGGATACAAGTAAGTAATTTGGAAACACAGAACCACAATATAACTCTTCAACATTGTATTGAATAAACCCCATATCACAGACCAAACGCAGTCTGAAGTTTTAGATCAGTAGAAGATTCCCTGAGTTGTAGACTAGAATCCATCCCTGCAGCAGTGTTTGTTTGGCTCAAGTTTTCAAAGCAGTATATCCAGGAGCTTAAAGTCTTGAGATGCTGTAACAtggaagcctgaattggattctagCCCAAATTTAAGAGATTTGGTTTAAGAGATGCACTATGGCAAAACCATACAGAGAATATACTTCTATGAAGTCCTTAAAAGATTACCTGTAAGGGGAACTGGGCTATGGGCAATTGTTCTATTATCATCATGCTCTACAGTGCTGTTGATGTCAGGTTCCACGACTGGAGGTCGGCACTCCATGATCTTGCAGGTATACACACAGCGCTTCCTGGCATCTGTTGTGCTCCAGTACACCCTGGAGCACCTGGAAGATAATTCAAACAAATCAATTTACTCAACAGCTCAGTAAACCTTATTTCTGCTTTAAATTCTCCATTTCTCGAAACTACATTGGCCAAAGCCCTCCTGGCAGAACACATTGCACACCCTTAATCAGAGATTGCTCAACAGTGTAGGAAAAACTACAGACAATTTTCCCATATGATACCTCAGTGCTTGCTTGACATGAAATATACTGAAAGACACTGAGTCTTGAAACAGCTTATACTCACTGATAGCCGATGGGAAACAACTTATCTTCACAGTCTGAGAGGTCATTCAGAATTCCTAAGCAGTCTATTGTCATTGAACCTGAGCAGAGAGAGGAACATATCTGTGAACCTGATTCCAGCACCAAAGGTGGATCAAGCATCCAAAGACTAGATCATACCAATCATCATGTGGATGTTCTCTGGTTCCAAGCCACTAAGAAATTTTCTTCTCAAACTGATCCCTTCAAAGTCCACAAAAACTCTCCTAAGAACTTCAAACCCATTCTCAGGAACCACCTGGAACAAGAACCAACAAAACTACTTGTTAATTAAAGGAACCACCACACGCATGCTATATAGTTTGTCCTACTTGAACCTTATTTTGGTCTTTTGGTTTTTGAACTACCACACAGCACCAAACTTGCCAAACTTCCCCAGGCCACTTGTATTACTGGCTTCTTTTTAAGAGCAATGCGGTCCAGTCCTTGTTAGCAAGAAACACATTCAACATAAACTTCTAAAAAGTGCTCATAGTTACAGGCTAACCCCACCTTCAGAGAGCGAGGCAGAGTGAAAGAAGAATCTTACCTCTCCTTTGATCAAGTCGCGATGCCTCTGGCAATAAACTTTCTTATCATCCAGAAAGACACAGTTCTTGACTCGTGAGCACATGAAATGATAGTTACTGGTGCAGGAAGTGAGGCAGCAGCCTACTGTGGCGCCTGACTTCTGGCAGAACTCACACCTCTgcagaaacaaaaaagaaagaaaacaaaaaattaatctATTCTAAAACCAGACCACCATTGCTGTTGtcagttggggttttttggcacAGACAGAAGTTTAGAGTAATGCTTGATCTCCCGCTTCATTGCTGCTCCATTTCACTACAGTGACTCACACAGACAAGCGAGAGACatggaggaggaggtgagaggaAGAATTATTCCTCACATGGAACAACTTTTTCATTTGTGGACTAGTTCTTCCAGGCCTTTCCCAGACCTTCCTGCTTGTGCTTCATATCCAGTCCTCACATTTGTAAGCTTCACTTGGTCTCCATAATATTTCTGAACTGAGCAAGGATAAATAACTTTCCAAATATCTTCAGTCAGTTCTACTCCATATAGTGTTAAAAAATATTGCAAGGAAAGGACAGAGAAGAACAAATGCACACAAGCCATCTTTTAGCTGCGCTCCCATCCTGGATTCCAAATCAGCATGAAGTTTAATAAAGTGCTCTTTGCTTGTACCCACCAGCTGCTTTCCCCGGATAACAGCCATGTGCACATTTTTCAGAGAACCATCATCATCTTCAAATACTTCTGCTGACCACAAAGCACAGTTCACATGTGTCCATTCATTTTGGCCAATATAGAGAAGACGTCCAGCATCCTAAAGAACAGAAGGAAATGCTCTCTTCAGATGTTCCTGGGGACACAACATCGCACAAAACCCATCCAGAACTCCTCCAGAAAGGGGAATGGGGCAGATACTCACGTTAGCACTATCATCACCGTATTTCAGGCACAATGCACACTGCCTGTTGTCTTCCACATCTGGAGGTGGGTTCAGTTCAGGACTATCCTCTCTGCTTCTGTCAGAGCCTTAAGAGTTAAAAGAGAGAACAATACTGAAATTCAGAGCAGCAAAAATTCATCTGGACAGATTGTCAGTATGTGAACACAGTAGAAGAGTTTCCAATAGCAGCCTGGAAACCAAAGGATATGTCAGCCTCTGCACAACCTTCATTCTCGGGGGAAAAGAGGTGGGTACAAAAGCATTCTTGGGTCCAAGCTCAGCTCAGAAACATCTCATATGTTACTGCCTCTGAATGATTTCAGGTCACAGAGGTCTCCAAGACAGCTGCATTTCTGGGTTCGAGATTGACAGTCCTGACATCAGTTCTCTTACCAGAGATGGGGGGTGTAGGAGGATGTAGAGGAGTTGGTGAATCTGGCTCTCCAGGCCCTCTGAGTTTTGGAGCTGGAATGATTTTCTTCATCAGAGGGGGCTGTTCAGTGCGGTTGTTCTCTTCACGCTCCTGCCACTGAGCATAATTATGGTCGAGCGACGGGGGCAGCACCGCATTCGGCAACATACCACTGCTGAGATGAGCAAGGGGTCAGTGTCACACCTGGCTACGCCCTGCCCAGCTGACATCCACCCCCCAGCAACAGCTCTGTTAATCACCTACAACCCACATATGTCCCCCACCAGTCACATTTTAAGGTATGTGATGTGGCTGTCTGCTTCTTTGAAGGGTAACAGATGCAGGAGGGCTACCCCAAATGGGGCTGTGAgcaggagagggaaggaaggtCAGGACTGACAAGCCAACACACAGTACACCTAGTTCTAATTAAGAATTTTGGTTACTCTGCTTAAATTAAAGAAGTGTGTACAAAACATGGGAATGGGATTACTGCGTAacttcttaggaaaaaaaaaaaggaaaagaaaggaaaaccagAAATTCCAACCCTGCAAACAGGCTCTTTCAATACGTTTTGCTTGGCCAGCTGGCAAACGGCAGGGCGCCGCAGTTGGATACAGAACAATTACTTACTTGCTTGTTACTTTATTTGGCTCCCAAAATCTGGACTTTTTTACACTGAACCATGGAAAAACACGCTCCATTTGCTAAAGGAAAAAACATCCCATTAGAAAAGTTAGACAACATTCCACAAACTTCAAAGATGTTCAGCCAAGATGTACTGTAAATGCACAACTAGTAACATTTCATTAACATTAACAACTCTGACAATGTATTATTTTATTCCTGGAAACACCCAAGCAAGGCTAAATGTGGTGGCCCTTTAGACTCCAACATCAACAAGCAGGGGTAGGATACCAAGCAGATTTTTTCACAGTAACTGTAGGCCAGCTCACCCGAATAAAGAAGGACTTGACCATGCTGTTGGCTTTCTTAATCTCTGGCTGACCGCCATCGGCATTAATGGCTGCTTGAATGATCTTCACGATGtcatcactaaaatccaactgtAAGAAATCCACAAAACTTCACATTAACAGGATTGTCTTTTGCACAGCTATACCACCCACTAATTTTTTAAAACAATGTTCAAGTGAACATTCAGATGACTGTAAGATTGAACCAGAGCATCAACTCAAAAGCAGAAAGGGAATTTGGCTGTGAAAAAGCAAGAAGACCTCTAAATTTGTAAACTGGCTGGCACAGCTGCTACACCCACAGCCGTTcacttcagctgactggttttaAATCCGCTAAACTAGCTGTCTCACGAGGATTTGGTCAAAATCTGGCACCACAAGATTCGCCAAGCACTTTGCAATATACAGTGCTCCTCAAGATTACAAATTctctagggaaaaaaaaggaaaaggctgGTCTGTGCAAAGAGAATTTATTTGGTCAAGACTAGCATTTTTTGTAAATGACTCTGGAAGAGATCACTCCTCCGCCCATGAATCCTTAGCTTCCAGCTAACCAACTGAATCAGGGCAATTTGGCAAGACCTTCAGTCAGAATTTTCATGTTCAGGATGACCTGAACACTTATCTACATAAATGTCTGACTAACAGCAAACTGGGATCTGACCAAGTACTACTGCTGGCTACAGAGAGCCCCACAAAAGCGTCAATTACTTTACATTACCAATATAAACTGGTGCCAGCCAGAACTATTTTTAGCAGCACAATAACCTGCTTCCTTGTTCCTAAAGTAAAGGCTTAAGGTGCTCAGTTATGAACACCATATGTGATAAAGCAATTCAGAGTGTCTAGTAATAGAGCGGAACATGATAACTTTGACATACCACAGAAATGTAACTTCCTTGATCCATTTTTCTTTTCACTCCTTCCAGATCCAGAGGTTGCTGCTCCTCCTGTTTACTGACTTCTGTTAGGACAGGAGGATCGGGACCCTCAGGAGAGCTTCTGGATGGGATACTCTCTTCTGTCTCAGGATTTAAATCAGGTGGTTTTGCTGCCTATGAACaccagcaaggagacagagggaTGTTAACTATCGAATTGTAGCTGCTCCTGATTATACCCTCCCAAGCCCATTTATTGATCCAAAGACTCTTGCTAATGTGAAAGAAAGGAGGCCTGAGTTCTGAATTTCTGTCCAAAATGTAGGGGCAACAAAGAAAAGCTCTTAACCAGCTTTCTGCTGAGACCTGTAAGGTGCATAGCAGGACAGAACCATCAACCAAAAGAATCAAACTCATTGCTCAGAAATCTTATTTCTGAGTGCATATTTCAAGACAAAGATCCTGTTCTTTTGTCCAAAAAGCATCTTCATCATCACAGAGCTAAATCCTCCTATTCCTTGAAGAACTTCACCCTATTTTTCTTTCAG
Encoded here:
- the KMT2A gene encoding histone-lysine N-methyltransferase 2A isoform X2; this translates as MEKVKKKESKSGEKRRGRPPALTSVKFKLSQEKDTSDIQKGSKEEKESLKKIKRSPSTTFQQATKIKKLRTSKLSPLKSKFKPGAKLQIGRKSVQIVRRRGRPPSSERLKTSSTLVMNSQLEKPQRIRKEKDGTPPLTKEEKAAVRQSPRRIKPVRIIPSTKRTDAAIAKQLLQRAKKGAQKKIEKEAAKLQGRMGRTQLKNIRQFIMPVVSAISSRIIKTPKRFIEDEDYDPPIKISRLESTPNSRFSTTSCGSSEKSSAASQHSSQMSSDSSRSSSPSVDTSTDSQASEEMQMLSEERSNTPEVHTPLPVSQSPENDNGDRRNRRFSITERSFGQRTAKKLSALPSMPQQQSSSSPPPPLLTPPPPLQPASSISDHTPWLMPPTIPLASPFLPASAAPIQEKRKSILREPTFRWTSLKHSRSEPQYFSSAKYAKEGLIRKPIFDNFRPPPLTPEDVGFASGFSTPGATAPTRLFSLHSGARFDMHKRSPLLRAPRFTPSEAHSRIFESVTLPSSVGRATTGTSATGTSSRRRKRKAFSPIRSEPRSPSHSMRTRSGRLSTSDLTTLTPQSSVSSSLTSISVSSLATSALNSTFTFPSHSLSQSGESAERSQRPRKQTNAPAEPFPSGSPAPLFPWFTSSPQTERGKNKDRAAEELSKDKDADKALEKDKSREKDREREKENKRESKKEKRRKGSEVQNTTALFPVGKMPKEKVSEDAAASSSAKKTAGRKKSTAADPTAEVSTAALVDTTAVKTKTSKKGRGGLDKSDLDLSPTVPSLEKEKALRLSAPSSSTVKHSASSISSMLAQADKLPMTDKRVASLLKKAKAQLYKIEKSKSLKQADQPKAQGQESDSSETSVRGPRIKHVCRRAAVALGRKRAVFPDDMPTLSALPWEEREKILSSMGNDDKSSIAGSEEAEPVAPPIKPIKPVTRNKAQQEPPVKKGRRSRRCGQCSGCQVPEDCGVCTNCLDKPKFGGRNIKKQCCKMRKCQNLQWMPSKAYLQKQAKAAKKKEKKSKTNEKKESHSGKNQLDSGQKQTPQAVVPREDNSGKKSSEPARKPVEEKHEDGNSSVPVSEPKQVPVSGTRKTGKQMSQPVQLPPPQPPSSGPLKKEAPKPSTSEPKKKQTPQPEIGTEQSKQKKIAPRPTFPVKQKPKEKEKPPPLSKPESSTLNLLSTLTNGSSSKQKPPTDGVHRIRVDFKEDCEVENVWEMGGLGIVTSVPITPRVVCFLCASSGHVEFVYCQVCCEPFHKFCLEESERPQEDQLENWCCRRCKFCHVCGRQHQATKQLLECNKCRNSYHPECLGPNYPTKPTKKKKVWICTKCVRCKSCGSTTPGKGWDAQWSHDFSLCHDCAKLFAKGNFCPLCDKCYDDDDYESKMMQCGKCDRWVHSKCENLTDEMYEILSNLPESVAYTCINCTEQHPAEWRLALEKELQISLKQVLTALLNSRTTSHLLRYRQAAKPPDLNPETEESIPSRSSPEGPDPPVLTEVSKQEEQQPLDLEGVKRKMDQGSYISVLDFSDDIVKIIQAAINADGGQPEIKKANSMVKSFFIRQMERVFPWFSVKKSRFWEPNKVTSNGMLPNAVLPPSLDHNYAQWQEREENNRTEQPPLMKKIIPAPKLRGPGEPDSPTPLHPPTPPISGSDRSREDSPELNPPPDVEDNRQCALCLKYGDDSANDAGRLLYIGQNEWTHVNCALWSAEVFEDDDGSLKNVHMAVIRGKQLRCEFCQKSGATVGCCLTSCTSNYHFMCSRVKNCVFLDDKKVYCQRHRDLIKGEVVPENGFEVLRRVFVDFEGISLRRKFLSGLEPENIHMMIGSMTIDCLGILNDLSDCEDKLFPIGYQCSRVYWSTTDARKRCVYTCKIMECRPPVVEPDINSTVEHDDNRTIAHSPVPLTEILPKDTRNTPEIVNPPSPDRPLHSQTSSSCYYPVVSKGPRIRVPSYPSAQRSPGSRPLPSAGSPTPVTHEIVTVGDPLLSSGLKSIGSRRHSTSSLSQQQSKLRMISPTRAGNTYSRHSVSSVSSTGASSEYEPTVKSSDRFVGSVSTGPPSASVQSCSTSSGSQKTVATTGNKTYQLDASQSTEGKHSSSSDLVAKGAPSKGEKIKASKDPDYLSHTFVSGGSAKVSTQPTSSSAMEMNKIGTFQECSGSFSSKEAIPFPPLHQRGPRKDRDQHMEPLQPEKTTAVDEMDAKTLKAAGVNNRSPAASEQVVTAPRDKRHKGKKLMKDSFKEKHSLKSLTEASQAVGSDELKADFGNQGLATEQVSQRLCNNIPAEKAGDKSPSSQGPSKGTAVQAEAAPKESQAPRKRTVKVTLTPLKMESENQSKNAQQESDAETQSAGADLAALAEPSSASESPEENPVIQGSPNEPPTQESQNNTYENLAIQDNSLMLQDGAKAQEEGSYKRRYPRRSARARSNMFFGLTPLYGVRSYGEEDIPFYSNSTGKKRGKRSAEGQVDGADDLSTSDEDDLYYYNFTRTVVSSNTEERLASHSLFREEEQCDLPKISQLDGVDDGTESDTSVTATTRKVSQVTKRSGKENGTENLKLDRTEEAGEKVTKSSTVHKTDPKIDNCHPVSRVKAQGQDSLEVQLSSLETGRRAHASTPADKNLLDTFNTELLKSDSDNNNSDDCGNILPSDIMDFVLKNTPSMQALGESPESSSSELLTLGEGLGLDSNRGKDMGLFEVFSQQLPTAEPVDSSVSSSISAEEQFELPLELPSDLSVLTTRSPTVPSQNHNRLAVISESSLPSSGERSMLALPSTESGEKRVTVTEKPASGEGDTALLSPGVDPSPEGHMTPDHFIQGHIDAEHIASPACGPVEQGHGSNQDLTRNSGTPGIQVPVSPTVPLQSQKYVPNSTDSPGPSQISNAAVQTTPPHLKPAAEKLLVVNQNMQPLYVLQTLPNGVTQKIQLTPSVSSAQSVMESNTSVLGPMGSGLTLTTGLNPSLPPSQSLFPPTSKGILPMSHHQHIHPFSPPAQTGFPPNISSPSPGLLIGVQPPPDPQLLVSEASQRTDLGTAASTPAAALGKKRPISRLQSRKNKKLAPSGTPSAIAPSDMVSNMTLINFAPSQISNHPLDLGTIANSTSHRTVPNIIKRSKSGVMYFEQTSLLPQGGTTTTAVSTSPSIIGADASHLPAGPVSGLTSSSSVLNVVSMQATAAPSTGGSVPGHVLGQSSVTLTSPGLLGDLGSISNLLIKASQQSLGLQEQHMTLPPSSGMFSQLGASQTPSTAAMTAASSICVLPSAQTMGMTVAPSTADPEGSYQLQHMSQLLASKTGVASSQLDLSTVPATTQLSSFPQLVDVPNNTGLEQSKASSSVMHASSASPGGSPSPGQQSASSSVLGATKMKPKVKRIQPLLDKGNGKKHKTSHAWAGSSEAHVPEKGAVAVPPVSVTGTPAVKADAQDAASVDQPLQKPHGQSAGQPAVVPEPQATQNSINEQENAGSKALEEEEGTFSSPLMFWLQQEQKRKECLGEKKPKKGLVFEISSDDGFQICAESIEDAWKSLTDKVQEARSNARLKQLSFAGVNGLRMLGIIHDTVVFLIEQLYGAKHCHNYKFRFHKPEEANEPPLNPHGSARAEVHLRKSAFDMFNFLASKHRQPPEYNPNDEEEEEVQLKSARRATSMDLPMPMRFRHLKKTSKEAVGVYRSPIHGRGLFCKRNIDAGEMVIEYSGNVIRSILTDKREKYYDSKGIGCYMFRIDDSEVVDATMHGNAARFINHSCEPNCYSRVINIDGQKHIVIFAMRKIYRGEELTYDYKFPIEDASNKLPCNCGAKKCRKFLN